CTGATGCTCGTCGGGTACCCACACAGGTGTAAGGTCTCCACTCCGTAGCAGCCTTGCGAGCTTCTTTGCATCCCTCCGGTCTGTCTTGACGCGCTCGCCCGGCTTCCTCGGAACCAGTGACGGCGCGACTACCATGCATGAACAGCCCATCGCTATAAGCTGCCTGTATATCCCATACCCACAGGGGCCAGCCTCATAGCAGAACCTCAGACTCTTTGGCTCGCCCAGCTTCCTCACAAGCTTGGCTATCGCTTGAGGTGAGTTAGGGATCACACCGAGATCCTCTACGTCCTTGTCATTCCTTCGCGCCACCGCGACAGCGATCGAATCCTTGTGAACATCCAGCCCGACGAATGTGGTATACTTCATGGTGCCGGCCTCCTTCGCTTGTAGCTCTGTACTGGTGGATCTTACCTCTAGTATATCCTACGAACCGCGAAGCAGGGGCCGGCCCTTCCGTTATGTCTTTTCGATTGACGTTTGCATGAAGAGTGGGACTGCAACAACAGGGTTGTCGAGGCCGGTTACCTGGTCGCGGTAACCGTGAGCAGCGTGGTCTGGCACGAGACGATGGGCACCCAGAGGCATTTCCAGTAGGTTGCCGAGGCTCATGCCAATGCTCAAAGATACCTCAGCAGATGGGGCCAGTTGGGGCCGCGCATATAGCGTCGTCCGTCTCTTCTGCCTTGCCTGCGTCTTCGGCGATAGAGAGCTTTGCACTTTCCACGCCGGCGTACCTACCACTGCGGCCGCTGTCGCTGACGGCCCATCCGGAAGGGTCAGAGAGGCGCCTCCCTCTCGAAGAGCGGTCGCCATGGCTTCCCGCGCATCCCTGTCATGTTCGGCGTTCAGCCTTCGCGGGGTTGAAACGACGCAGCCGGCCCCGTTCAGGAACATGTTGGACTAGGTTTGCCGATCCGGAATGGACAAGCATGCGGCTACGGCCGGCCGACAAGATCATCCCTCCCGCTCACCCGCCCGGAGTCGTGGCAGCGCCTGCCGCCCCTCCGCCGAAAGCCCGCACCACATCTTCCAACAACTCCGAAGCTGTGCGGGTTATCTCAGCTATAATCCCGCTTGTAGCTCCATGCACATGAACGCCGGCGATCGCGACCACCACTCTATTGAGCTCACGGGCAGCCTTTTCTGCCATAGGCTTTGCTATCTCGTCATCCTTGTGCCCGACTACAGCGTACACCGACGTGGTCGAGCTTGTAACGGTGGGATCGGCAAGGCTCGGGCGCGGTATGGCAATTGCCACAGCGCCTATATGAGGTTCGTCGCCTCCGGTGAGCACGATAACTAGCCCACAGCCGGCCTCAGATGCTCGAATGAGCAGCCTCTTCGAACCATCCCCTGCTGCCTTTACGAAAACGCGCTCGCCAGGGCACGGTGGGGTCTCGGCTAGACCGCTCGTCTTCTCACCAGGTATGTGAGACTCACTTACGGAAGTCAACGATTCAAATGGAAGACATCTCCGGTCGCTTGTTGACACGTGCTACCTCCCCACGTACGGCGGCAGATCTTGTGCTCGACGCCGAGCACATCCAAGAGTCTCGCAACAAAACCGTCGACAATATCGTCTATGCTTTGCGGCTTCGAGTAGAATGCAGGATTCGGCGGCATCACGACCGCTCCCGCCTGTGCCACTTTCAGCATGTTTTCAAGGTGAATGACGGAGAGCGGGGTTTCTCTAACAGCCAGGACCAGCCGCCTTCCCTCCTTTAACGTGACGTCCGCCGCTCTGGAAACAAGATTGTGTGAAAACCCGTTGGCTATGCTTGACAGGGTTTTCATACTGCAAGGGGCAATAACCATGCCCGAAGTCCTGAACGATCCGCTGGACACAGGAGCGGCCAGGTCGTCCTCATCATACGAATGACAAGCGAGAGCCCTCACCTCTTCAGGACGACGACCCGTCTCAACTCTGATCGTTTCCTCCGCCCACCTCGTGATAATGAGATGAGTCTCGACCCCTGCGTCCCTCAACGCTTCGAGCACCCTCACACCGTATATCGCCCCGGACGCTCCTGTTATTCCAACGACGAAAACCCTTTCTTTCATCTCACCACCTCGCAACAGGCCGACAAATGCTGCGACATTCAACCTAACAACCAACGCCTGACGCCCAATGACGGTGACAAGAACCGGTCAGGCGTGCCTTCAGCACAGAAGCGATTCTAGATGCAGTCTCCGCTCTGGTGGCTTGCTCATCCAGGCATTCTAGGAGAACGCCAGTCGCAGCAACCACCTCGTCATGAGGGCCAGGGAGCGCGACCATCATCATACCGTCAGCGGTGCCCACCGCGATCCTCACCCCAGACTTCGCATGCCTCCCAGTCCCCTTTGTAAACTTCACCGTATACCTCGTCTCCGCACTCGGGTCTAGCCTGAGCGCGGCTTCAATCGTGCAGTCCTTCTCTTCCGCCCCAACGCCTCCAGTAGTGATCGCAAGCCCGTAGCCTTCGTGGGCCACTTTCCGCAGGGCCCCCCGCTATCGACTCAACATCGTCCGGCAGGATACCGCCCACCGTCACGCAATAGCGCTTTTCTGAGAGGCGCCGCGCAATCCACGGCGTGTTGGTGTCTTCAATCATTCCCCTCTGCACTTCGAAGCCGGTTGCAAACACCACGACCCGCTTCTCGAGGCGTGACTTGATTTCAATGCTCATCTCGGTGGCCCGCTTCATCGCGCGAGACCCAGTTTCACGGTCAACGGATATCAGGCCGAGAATGCCTTCGGAATGAACCGAGGCATTCTTCGTAAGGGTCACGCCATCGAGGAGGCTCAGCCTCTAGAGCAATTCCGATTCCTTTCCGAGGATGTGCTCGGCGTCTATGTCCTCTGTGAGGAGGTCCAGTGTGACATGATCGTCTCCTACGTCCACTACGATCACCCGATCCTGCGGAAGGCTGAGAAGCCCTGCCGTAACCTTCGCAATGTCACCCAGATTCGCGCTGGAAAGGACGATCCCACGAACCCATGGTTCGGTTTTAGCAAGCAAGTTTAGCTTCATGTTTGGTACAACCCCCTCACGCGAGGAAAGACAGTGGATGCCAGGACGATCGCGGATACCAGGATGGCAAAGAGCTCAGCCTACAGAAATGACGTCGAACCTCAACTGCATCATGGGAGCATCTACAATCGCCGTCCCTATGTCCACAATGTCTGCGCCCAGCGCGCCGATGCGGCCGATGTCCTCTATCCTGATTCCTCCCGCGAACGCAACCCTCACGCTCTTCCGAAGGCCTTCCT
This DNA window, taken from Bacillota bacterium, encodes the following:
- a CDS encoding IS110 family transposase produces the protein MKYTTFVGLDVHKDSIAVAVARRNDKDVEDLGVIPNSPQAIAKLVRKLGEPKSLRFCYEAGPCGYGIYRQLIAMGCSCMVVAPSLVPRKPGERVKTDRRDAKKLARLLRSGDLTPVWVPDEHQ
- a CDS encoding UbiX family flavin prenyltransferase, producing MKERVFVVGITGASGAIYGVRVLEALRDAGVETHLIITRWAEETIRVETGRRPEEVRALACHSYDEDDLAAPVSSGSFRTSGMVIAPCSMKTLSSIANGFSHNLVSRAADVTLKEGRRLVLAVRETPLSVIHLENMLKVAQAGAVVMPPNPAFYSKPQSIDDIVDGFVARLLDVLGVEHKICRRTWGGSTCQQATGDVFHLNR